DNA sequence from the Acipenser ruthenus chromosome 8, fAciRut3.2 maternal haplotype, whole genome shotgun sequence genome:
AATGCAATTAGGTCATGAATTGCATTTTGGCTGGTCTTTGTTAATGTTACATAGTAGTATTTGTTCCCTGTCTTTTCTTCAGATGACTATTCAGTTGAAAGTATTGGACAGCTTCCTCCAGACTTGTTTGCAGAATCAGTAAGTGttataaaatacctttttttatttatttattataataaaaggTACATTCATTGGCACAACTGATGCTGTTTATtgctaaacaaaacaagtatGTGAGTAACATATcccccttcctctccctccctccccctccctccctctccccctccctccctctccctccccctctttccccctccctctccctctcctcctctctccctccctccctctcctcctccttccccctcccctctccctttctaTAGGAGCTTTAGCAATGAACCACAAACGCGTTTTAGACCCATCTTAGAGTTAACTGACCTAAACTAATTAAACAGTGTGTGCATGTTCAGGAAAATAACACCTGGTAAGTAAAATGGTTTAATcagggtgtttttaaaaatgaatacatccaCTAGATTGAAATAGAAAATCTCTGCTCTGATCTCTATGTTTCAGTCTCTCCTCTGAGAACAGCAAGGCTCACTCTGTAGAGTGTTTAATAAACACAGCACACCTCAGTACTGTGTATTCAGACAAACTTGACTTTGCTGATCGGGCTGATAAGCATGACAGGTGGCATTGTAATGTGACTCCAAGTACCAGTTTCCATTGAGATAAGCatgcttttatatttttttcaccaGATAACACAAGTTGACGGCAGATTTTAGAAGCCTGGTAGTGAGTGCAGTAGtcatcggtttaaaaaaaaaaaaaaaaaaactggaaatgcCCAATTCACCTTTAGAAAAGAATATAATATCTCACAAAAttcagtttacaaaaaaaaatcccaagtTAGTCCTCACCCACCTTAAATAACCCTTTTTACAGTATACATGCCTTGTTGAATGCCATTGGTATTCTTCAAGTCCAGTACTAACTTATGAGCAGCTCCCAAACTATTGTGTGGCTAGATAGAATATATAGGGTATATGAGGTCAATATGCAGCTTATCAAAGTACTGTGGTGATGAGTATGTTTTTGGCACACCACATAAAAACAACAGGAAACACCTGAGCTTCTTTGAAAGAGATTCAGTGTACTGTGGATTGCAGAAAGGCAGCACATTGCTCATCACAATGGGTGTTGTTGTGTGAGTGATTATTCTCATGTGAaaacaagtgtgtttttttaacacTTGCTTTAAAGTATATTCTCTGTTGCACTAATTGTATGAACGTCTCAGTGCCAACAGGTTATGATGCACCTGCAAGGGCAGATCCCTGGTGTAGACACAGCTGAGCTCTGTGAGGTAAGCGTACATCTGTTTCTCAACATTTCAAATCCACTCTCACCCCAGCTGGTATTATTCATTCAAATGTAATCAAAtagaagttgtgttttttttaatataatgacaCCTATGAAGATGTTATTTCAAGACAGACACTTGCGAAATATGTTTATAAATCCACATGGGGCACGACACTTTTAAACTGGTTTAACTTTATTGGCAGAGATTTCAAAAAGCTGGTGTCCAACTAAACTTGGAGGCTGTTGAGAAGATAGTAAACATCGTTTTGTTTCTTTTCAGGTACGCATTTAAACTTTTAGTTGTTTCTCCTTGTTGAACTCTCTGAAATGACTTGCTGGATGTGAAAaagtaaaatacaatgcagattttATTAACCTTCACTTCAGATTTACACCACCTGTTTAAATGTGATTTATATCATAGACAGACAGAAATCGATACATTTGACTATATTGAGTACAAGTATGTTTTAGCAATAAGATCTTGCATTAGATTTGTGATGTCTAGGCATGACCACTTGCTGTTCAGGagcacaggtttgtgtcctggctgtgcaaagttgatGATATTTGCTGAAGATTTCATAGGGTGTGTCACTTTGGTGCTGGCACAATAGTGGGTTAGTGAGGCAAAATCATCAGAGACTGAGACTGTCTGTATATTTAGATACCCAGAGAGCTTAAGACTACACCTGCAGTTCCAGCTCTTGTCCTCCAGGGGTCGGTAGCTCAGGTGGCTTGAgggtgggatcagaggatgcccactgaacctcagttctgagctgttgtgggaggTAATTGGAAAATCTAAATAGGGGTGAAAGGTTTATGAtgttggagggggagggggggggagttATTCCACAAGAACCCAGTTTAGTCAGAAATAGAACATTTTCCTCTTTATGATTAAGTCTTAGGTTACCTAGTTAGTAATTAACTAAAATATCGACATGCTGTAACTTGGGTAAATAGGCCTATGCCATTCATACAATAAGTCATTATCACGCCTGTTTAAATTACTACTTGAAAGATTTGTATTTAACAATCCATTTACATTTTAGCCCATGTATTGTAAGGGAATataaatacagtcaaacctgctcaatACCACTCAAAGGGACTGGGCAGAAATGGTGACAATAAGCTGTTGACATTATAATAAGCATTTATGGCTAACAGCAATACTATAATTACTATGCTTTTTTGTTTACTGTGGTTAAACTCAAACAAAATATGTGCTATTTCCTAATTAATAtaaagctacagtacagtataatttatttcaATGTATTACCATCAGCCtccaacaaaccaaaaaatatattacTTGAACATAAAAATGCAAACACTACAGAACTGTGTGCTGTTAATATACAGTAGTTTCTTTTTCTTAGTACCTTACATAGACAATTCAGctgaagagatttttttttctttgaaaagtaactttacttaaaaaaaaaaaaaacacggcagCTACTGAACCCTAAATGTAAACTTTCCAGTTTTCATGTTTCATTTCCTGAAGGGGTGAATCCTTAACTTATTGACATGTTGGTCCTGTACTGTCTGGTCATTTAGAgtaagagttttgttttttctccataGTCTGATAGAGCAATTATTTCAGCTTTGTGGTTATGTCTAAATCTTTTCATTTCAGATCAGATGCTGCAGAGCCAGCAGTTATTGCATGTCAAGAAAGTTGATCATGTATCGTACGGTATACAAAAAGTGccaatatacatacacacagtttgaaatgaaattAAGTGGGGTAAAAATCTGTTGTATGGCTCATAAATGCGATTGATATTAatgagtaagtagcagggttacacgtccccacatgttgctacagctgtttaaataacctacctgtcatttttattttcattgttaacatcttgacaactttttacacttatagctgtaaagtctgtttcaaagctcttttgaaaacggccactctagtgcactgatagtgtaaggatttttGCCCACGTTGTCAGACGATAATATGATAATATGTCagtaacaatccatgatgtggtatggaaaagaaaagccagagcacttgttgttgttgttgttgttgttgttgttgttgtttaaatcactgcagtgatttagatgaaagatctcaaactccagtgcactaatgcagtcattttgaaaagagttttgaaacagtctttaaagttataagtgtaaaaagttgtcaggatgttaacaatgaaaagagaaatgacaggtacgttatttaaacagttgtagcaacacgtagggacgtgtaacgctatatttttcggaaccccgctacttactctttaatcagAGTGTGATAATAACAAGGAGATATGAACATGAGCTTGtttccattgactcccattatattctggcaGGGACATTTCAGTCTGGTGACATTAAGCTGGGTTCCCTGTATTGTTAAAAGCTGTTAACTGGATAATTGCATTAGTCAGCTCTAAAACTAACAGATTGCATGAATGGCCTTTGTTTTCTGTAGAACAGCAACAAAAAGCAATTGGACTGCAGGGCAACTAGTCACCAAGTTGGCTGAAGGGAGCAGCAAATGGTCAAAGCCAGCTTTGCAGGTTATTCAGCAAATCTGGAATGAACAGGGCAAACTCCTCCAATCACAGGAGGATCCCAGCCGCATGATAACAGTTGGACAGGTAACATTGTTTTGGtacatgcagttttatttttctaaagtgTAATTCCAATTAAACCTTACCAGTATAAAACAGTAGATGACAACAGAAATACATCAAAGACTTTTGACTGCACTCAGAATTAGTAAAAAATAACAGGCAAACACTGAATGATTGATTCCTATGAAGATAATATGAAAATAGTTGTCACTCATAAATGTATTTAGAAAGTTAGACATGGCTGTAATCTTAATTTGCTGTTTTTTGCCCCTTATAGCTGGTAGATTTCCAATGGAAGCTGGCCATGGCAATTAGTTCTGACACCTGTAGGTCTCTGAACTATCCTTACATCTCCATGACATTAAAAGTGGCCAATTCCTCTGGGCAGATAACCAGCAAATCCTTTGAAATGACTATCCCTCAATTTCAGGTTAGTGTTGTTGTATGGTGTGGATTACTTCCAAGGACTCGCCTTCAAAGTTtgcatgtgtaatatatatatatatatatatgcaaacttTGAAGGCAAGTCCTTGCACTTATAATTattgtctgtatgtgtgtgttgtgtagccATATGGTTTggtggacattattattattattattatttatttcttagcagacacccttatccagggcgacttacaattgttacaagatatcgcattatttttacatacaattatattattttttacatacaattacccatttatacagttgggtttttactggagcaatctaggtaaagtaccttgctcaagggtacagcagcagtgtcccccacctgggattgaacccacatccagagccctaaccactactccacactgctgccctgatgataaatgacttcttataatacaaattcacttaacatgaatttcctgtttgtgcaaattattttggagcccctcCAGGGAAGAACGATTTGAATTAAATGAATTGCCCTAGttcgaacagctgagtgtaaaggatattgggaaatctattaacttgcatccagattagtgccTCTCTGCtgtattttaatgctgttttgggactactgatcctatgatgcatttcgagttgccatagaTAGAGTTTTTAAATTGCCATAGTGCTCTTGCATCAATTCCATTTCCATAAAGTATTGATGCACCACCGTAAAAGAAAAGATGTCAACATTTCAGCcaacactttgtcaaccattctgaaaaaacaGGATTAAATAATACAGGTCTATGAGCAGAAAAATGTGGATGCGATTTCCGATTAGCTCAATACCCTGATtttgaggacgccttgcttttgtggtttaaaaatgcttgTGATCAGAATGTATCTATATTTGTGACCACTATGAGACACAAAGCTGAGAAATTAGCACAGCAGCTGCTGGGACATACAGATTCCAAGTGCAATTCAtgtatacactttttaaaagttcactgtttacaataaaatgcacagtaattgaaatatgatttcagtgttactgtaaccagtacaaactgacagtatgcatttggcttagactggATAATAAGATATACTGATGACACATTTTtgtgctggtcccttgaaattcgtagaGTTGATTGTATATTCTAATTGAACTACAgctatttacatttttgtaaatagctgtAGTTCAATTAGAATATACAATCAACtctacgaatttcaagggaccagcacaAAAATGTGTCATCAGTATATCttattatctttctttttttcagaatttcTTCAGACAGTTCAAGGAAATGGCAGCTGTTCTAGAAACAGTTTAATGGTGGTGGATTTTGCTTCGAGAGATGCAGTTGGGTCTACTGGGTCTTATTCATGAAACATCAACTCAAGTTGGGAGGAAAAAGGACTGCGTAGTAACCTGTGTCGGCTGTCTCTAAACAatgtaaaataagaaaatatgaaTAGAGATGTGGtctcacaacccccccccccacagttcCAAACATGTGATAATACTTTCTGAAGTAGATGAAGGCTGTACCACGTGGTAGTGGACCTTGACTTTCGTTTGCGTCCTTGCCTTTGGATCAGATGCATAACTCCAGCATGCTCCACTACCATGCTGTAGAGCTGTGTATTAGCCTACATATTGTTCCCAGTTTCTGAAAGTTTCTATTAAGGAGCATGCAGCAACATGGTGATCAGCAGATTTCTAACCAGTTCAACTGGTGGGTGGTGAAACTACTGTAACAGACCTTGAATGTCTCCTGTATAACCCACTGCTAAAGATAGAACAGAGAATGCAATTCCTCTCACAGTGATGTAGTGGCAGCCAAGCTTTATGAAGAAATTTTTTGTCCCAATGGTTTAAATACCTATGGGAATGTTAACAAACTTAAACATATGAACACATTTTATGAAATATTGATTActtcataaatacatacatatataatagtgatgatcacactgctgaagacatcacagtctgtgtgatcaatcagtgctatggaacaaatgttgctcggaaacaaaaggaacgagagtttatcttcaaactgggaacgttggaacctctgggaatgaacattctattctaataatcatgacaccatccacagaatgtttgtataattacaattcttgaataacaacaagtttactgcactgtgtttgtttttctttttaaacagctgaagaagggcttttgcccgaaacatcctgaaaataaaatatatattttttaatcttttcaaccttttgtatatatatataggcatatgaaagaaaaggtttttaatttatttttttcttttcttttaaatagtgtttttcagtgctgtacagacattctatgtcgttatccattTAGTTTCTCTTGAattacgaatgtaccagctttttttaatgtattctcattttgttgatcattaatgaacatttctgtactgtgggtgttgtcaagtgattgaaaacaagacattttgtgtttgaattgaaagtgatggtctcaaggagtcgaataggtcaaagttcaagtatattttcctctagaggaattatcacttttttttcgaatggctcaggatgcaaatatggccttcatccatgtattatatactgtatacacacatttaaaaatatacgtATGTTGTATATTAATTTGGCATCgacaataaatatatttgtcaCAAAATATGAAGGAcaattctcaatcggattcaagtctgggctttgactgggccactaggacattcactttcttgtttttaagccactccagtgtcgctttggctgtgtgcttgctGTCCTGCTGataggtgaatctccgtcccagtcttaggtcttttgcagactgaagcaggttttcctcaaggatttgcctgtatttagctccatccattttgccctgtacactgacaagcttcccagtccctgccgatggaAAGCATCTCCATAGTGTGATGCTGCCACACCATGTTtcacagtaggtatggtgttacctgggtgatgtgggattgggtttgcaccagacataacgctttgcatttaggccaaatagttcaatttttgtttcatcggaccacagaatcttttgccacatcttttcagtctcccacatgcctttttgcaaattccaagtgggattttacatgggcttttttcagaaatggcaggccagatttgtggagtacctgagctattgttgacacatggacagtttctcccatctcagccatggaacaccTTAGGtatttcagagttgtcattggcctcttgctggcttctctgaccaatgcccttcttacccgacTGCTCAGTTTtcggaggacggcctgctctaagcagattctgggtggtgtcgtataccttccacttcttaatgatcgacttgactgctccaggggatattcaatgcctttgaaatctttttatacccctcccttGATCTGTGCcattccacaactttatcccggagttgttttgaaagctccttggtcttcatggtagtatctttgctttgaatgcactacccaactgtgggaccttacagagacaggtgtatttaatctgaaatcatgtgaaccacttttattgcacacagatggactccatttaacttattgtgtgaattctgaaggcaattggttgcatcagagcttatttaggagtgtcgtagcaaaggggggtgaatacttactataggtaCTGTAAGGTGGATTGGTCTCTCTAAAATtgtcccttagttgccctgcaGTGGACTGGCGTCCCgcccagggtgtagtcctgccttgcgccccTATGTCTGCCGGTTAGGTTCTGGCTCACCACAAACCTCTATaagattaagcggttacagataatggatggactTTCTAGAACCAGTGTTTAAACACAATGTAAATATACTGGTTCTTACAGTATTCTCCAAGTAAATGCTAATCAGTGTTATGAAgccaatttagtttttttaaattacagcatCAACCTTGGTGTGtttttacactgtatatatatatatatatacagagattGAAAGGGAAGTTGGCTTTTAAATCAGATATTAAACTTTCTGTGACTCTACTAATAAAGAGGGAGAAAACATgaacaacaataaaaagaaaatacttctCAGAAACCGCAAAACCAGAGAAATTCATCAAATTTTTTACAAttaattataacaaatacatATAAGAGTAATTTTATAATATGGGTGTTCTGCTGACATTAATAAATCACTCAAGCTTCACTCTTGTACAGCTatggtttgcatcacctagaattctaggattgagaaataatcataataataaaaaaaggcatgttagatttcgaaatgtcacattttcaatttgtcttgaattcaatatgttaacataacattattcagcaggtttcattcgactttatgaagcaaaatgagttaattctatagggtgatgcaaaccgtttagccatagctgtaggtttatAGAATGACTCTGTAAAACTATACCCCTATTATGTACAGTTGAATGGAATGTATTCTTTCTATTATTTTGTGCTTTTTCTTGTTGCTCTTAAGAGTATTTAATTAGTTGGGCACCAGCAATTTAGGTTGCTGGTTTGCATTTTAGTGATGAAAATCATACATATTCTCTACATATTACTAATACCTAAACATACATTTGTGTTTTACCAACATGAAAATAATGTAGCTGGCATCAAATAAATATACATCATGTATGTTGTGGAAAAGTAATCAGTGACCTgtacaatttgtatttttccatgaGGTTGAACTTATTATGATCAGCTTCTGTTGGGTTTGCACAGGCAGGGATAttgagtgtgtttgtttttctataccAGCACTACAATTAGGTCACCGGTAACCAGTAAAATAGTTTGTTGGAGAGATAAGAACATGCAAGCTGActgcagagagaaagagaaggagctGCGTGCACCAATAGGGCACCACATTATTTCAGGGGTGTGTGCACTGACTGCATACTTCCATCTATCTTTGGGACAGATTTATATTCCTGGGAATCCTGTTCCAGCATTGTTCCAGCATGAGGAAGCATTGAGAGATCGGCAGTACCTCGGCATGCAGCACCAAGCTTAACTGAGCCCCGTCAGAGTGTATAATATCTATACAAACTAATTGGGATCATTCAGCTCTGCAAGCTGTAATTGAGATAGAAGTCAGTATGCCAGTATTTGTCTCCATCTAAGATTCATGTGAATTGGAGCAAGTTAACACAAAATGGGAGTATTCAGAATGTTCTTCCTGCTTTCACACTGGTGTAAGTTTAACACTTGGATATTCCACTGCCTGgaatgatatactgtatgttacagCATTCCAGAGTGTAGTGTGACCTTGTACACTGGTGTTAAAGAGTTATTAATACACTGGGATCTACCTAACAATGAGAACAGGAAAGTCTCTGGTGTTCTTAAAATGGACCTTCCGCAATTCCTAGCtgccgttgttttttttttttaaatcagtactgTTACtggtgttttttgttctttgttatcTAACTAATGAGAATttgtatgcttaaaaatacaTGCTACTTGCTTGACCATCTGAAAAACACGATCCGCACTAAGAATGTTGTGGGCGCATTGCATACTTGAGAGCAAAGGAATAACACATGGGCATTGTTTAAATAGGAACACACTCTTGGATCACAGTTATGCAAAATTGTAGGGCATGGgtaaaaaaggagacaaaaatcaaacaagaaaatccctattattttttttttttttgtattattatttagattcATGCTTCCTTACTCAAACTGACTGCTTGTAATGTAATACTTTAATGACAAATAATGTAATCCCTCTGCAGAATGGGCTTTGTGCTTTGAGACCAgtcaaaaaaagaataattgcatgtttgtgtttttggtaagggcttttaataatacagtattttatgttttcAGGGTTGATAAGCTAAGCTTTCCAAAGATACATTTTACAGCTGTAGTGGACCCCTGTGGAACATCAGAACACTTAAATAAAGGATGGGGTCAGCTGGGGAGTGGGATTTATTTCAGTTCCAGTTCATGCTTTAGTACCCTAGTTAGCCTAGGCATCAGCTATGTCTCATGTAACAGAATTGATTGAAGGATTGAAGAAGAGCGGTCAGAAAAAGGTAACTGTTGTGCGATGGAACACATCCACTTACAGAGCACTAGATACAGTAAGATCAAGTATTACTCTCAAAATACCACCAACAACTGTATGTAGATGTCAGATCATTTCTTATacattgaatctattcagtcttcatgaaagaagactacacggcgatttGATTCATGCATTCAagattctaaaaggtattgacaatgtcgacccaagtgACTTTTTCGAACTGAAAAAAATAacgggaccaggggtcacaagtggagattagataaaggggcattcagaacagaaaataggagacacttttttacaaagagaatgacaggagtctggaaccaactccccagtaatgttgttgaagctgacaccctgggttcctttaagaagctgcttgatgagattctgggatcaataagctactaacaaccaaacgagcaagatgggccgaatggcctcctctcgtttgtaaactttcttatgttcttatgtctggtGTGATCTAATTCTGTTTAAATGGCCATGGACAATAACCAATTCTAAATACACACCTCTCGACAATGGTGACTAAACCAACTGAATAATTGGCTCCCATTCTGCTGGCTCTATTTTTTCCCTATTTAAGTTTATATGCTACATATCTGACAGCAGAGCTAATAAAAACTATGAAATCTAGAGTATTAACATTAAATGTGAACACATAGTTTAGACCTTTGGCTCAGATGATAAACGTGTCATGGCATTGCAAAGTTGGCAACATGTGCTGACAAGATGTTCATATTGCAAAAGGCTACATGTGCCATAATTCATCGTGGTGatccaatatattaaaatatactgtGACAAATCTGCTTGTGGGAGCAGATATGTCATTATCATATATAGTTCCGAGTTTATTTCAGAATTATGTgagtgctttgtttttgtattttattttaagctgGCCAGGAACCAGTTTTAATCAGCAAAACAGATATACAGGTTGTTTATTGCATTAAATATGCAGACTTGGGTTTGCTGATgcaatctctgtctgtgttatacagtatataccctATGTTTTACTGCTCAGCATTATCAAGTAGGCAAAGAGAGAAGTTCAGTAAGCTGTCTTAAAGTTTCTGATCTCCTCAAAATCACCAGTGTTGCttggtgtgacagaaatacaatgattcttggttgtaaatctccctcccgacctgtgagggcgctaagcagcgagaacagagttccctggatgggctggcctgacagttctttcccatggttcaagggaagtcggccagctaggaaGGGGGCAAGGCTccattgcaataacgcattgacccggaaaggaaacgacatggcagtcacagattggagaggcggctgcacttgtttaccaagggatcatgtgtgacggcataaaaggggacggagaatcgtaatctgttccttcgcattggtgTTGTGCActaaactgagaaggactgtgagagaccctgtaAACCGTGAAAACggtattgtgagtgttttttgtttgtttgtctgtgtgtaatcGTCTTGTTTGTAACACcacactagacggctaacacgattccggagctgtcgtcgagggccagcactaaagccggcacagcactgcactgcactactgtctcaaaaataaactgtgtcacccaccacgagcactactgcacgcacccaggactggtgaccgtgtatgtattattgtggggcagatacgtGTTCTTTATCATTTATTGTTTGGGTCTGCCAGCCCGTTATTGTTTACCCCATGCAGTACATATTGCTGGGTGTTGCCAGGGGATTACTGTTACTGGTctccagacctggatacaaaataaaaagcactttCCAAACCGGAGTATaaggctctgtctgtttatttacctcactgcatcactcctgcacctgtttccactcagccactttgccacacttggaTGTTGGTTTGTggggatacacacacacacacacacacgcacacacacacacacacacaaaaaccactcCTTCACAGGCAAAAGTACGCTTCAGATATTTCCCAACAGATGGAGATAGTGTCTTGTAAAGTATTTAACAGTTATTAGACAATGGATTTATATAAACCTGACATAGCTAATGCAAGTGATGCAGTGTGTCCCAGAAGTGATTTAGAGGTACATTGCAAGGTCTTGATCAGGCGCCTGAACTATAAGCACACACATTACTGTCCAGGGCCCATAATGTTTTGGTATTACAAACTGTGTCTCAACTCACTAGACTGGGGATTGTATGCGTACAGCTATGCCCCACATCATACAACCACAAAGCAGTTCCCCGTTTGTTATTACAATGTGGTTATCCCTTAAGAAACCATTATTATAAGCTGTGTGTAAGCAGTGATGCACTCAGACATGTACCCATTTGTAGAAGGCATCATTTCAACAAAGGAATAGTCAGGTTTTATGTACAGTTGTTTGTTTGCCCTTCATTAGATGCCGCAGAATATCTTTCATGCCTAACCTAGACAGTGTGATTTGGTAAATGCTAGACTAGGGTGAGGGACAGATTTACTAAAGTTGTTCTCCTCTGCAAAGATtgcatatttttttctctctgattaagaaaataaaacggtgattgttttaaaacaatacattttaaacgcAGTATATTAAAATTGGCCATTTTGAGACATGAAATTGTAGAAACAAATTTATTTCAGGAGGTATATTCACTTAAAGGTTTATATTTATCTATCTAAATTTAAAATGGcaacattaaataaatgttttttttttaaaaaagctttgctAAACGTGTTACATTTACTTACAAAGCTAAATAGCTTAATCGTGCAC
Encoded proteins:
- the LOC117406870 gene encoding COMM domain-containing protein 6-like isoform X3, whose translation is MMHLQGQIPGVDTAELCERFQKAGVQLNLEAVEKIVNIVLFLFRTATKSNWTAGQLVTKLAEGSSKWSKPALQVIQQIWNEQGKLLQSQEDPSRMITVGQLVDFQWKLAMAISSDTCRSLNYPYISMTLKVANSSGQITSKSFEMTIPQFQNFFRQFKEMAAVLETV
- the LOC117406870 gene encoding COMM domain-containing protein 6-like isoform X2, whose amino-acid sequence is MFELVGMSSDDYSVESIGQLPPDLFAESVMMHLQGQIPGVDTAELCERFQKAGVQLNLEAVEKIVNIVLFLFRTATKSNWTAGQLVTKLAEGSSKWSKPALQVIQQIWNEQGKLLQSQEDPSRMITVGQLVDFQWKLAMAISSDTCRSLNYPYISMTLKVANSSGQITSKSFEMTIPQFQNFFRQFKEMAAVLETV
- the LOC117406870 gene encoding COMM domain-containing protein 6-like isoform X1 → MFELVGMSSDDYSVESIGQLPPDLFAESCQQVMMHLQGQIPGVDTAELCERFQKAGVQLNLEAVEKIVNIVLFLFRTATKSNWTAGQLVTKLAEGSSKWSKPALQVIQQIWNEQGKLLQSQEDPSRMITVGQLVDFQWKLAMAISSDTCRSLNYPYISMTLKVANSSGQITSKSFEMTIPQFQNFFRQFKEMAAVLETV